The Phoenix dactylifera cultivar Barhee BC4 unplaced genomic scaffold, palm_55x_up_171113_PBpolish2nd_filt_p 001773F, whole genome shotgun sequence genome has a window encoding:
- the LOC120109077 gene encoding NAC domain-containing protein 90-like: protein MNNLAPGYRFYPTEEELLSFYLRNKLNSRREDMERVIPVADVYCFDPWQLPQISGEPCIRDSEQWFFFCPRQEREAHGGRPTRTTPSGYWKATGSPSLVYSSANRVIGVKKTMVFYQGRAPTGTKTIWKMNEYRAFKEDAATTMSTEISKQRGEFSLCRVYTRSEIIRAFDRRPPVAITASESRRTPEALPSMETRFMAKRARSEGSSSPEDDVCSRPMHHRRTNDPNGIEDNGWDLLDWA, encoded by the exons ATGAATAATCTTGCACCAGGCTATCGTTTCTACCCAACAGAAGAAGAATTATTGAGTTTTTACCTTCGCAACAAGCTCAACAGCAGGAGAGAGGACATGGAACGAGTCATCCCCGTCGCCGATGTGTACTGCTTCGATCCATGGCAGCTCCCTC AGATTTCAGGAGAGCCATGCATTCGAGACTCCGAGCAATGGTTCTTCTTCTGCCCAAGGCAAGAGAGGGAAGCTCATGGGGGTAGACCGACTCGAACCACACCTTCCGGGTACTGGAAGGCCACCGGCTCCCCTAGCCTCGTCTACTCCTCCGCCAACCGTGTCATCGGTGTGAAGAAGACCATGGTCTTTTACCAAGGAAGAGCTCCCACAGGAACCAAAACCATATGGAAGATGAACGAGTATCGGGCATTTAAAGAAGATGCAGCCACCACTATGTCAACTGAAATATCAAAG CAACGAGGCGAATTTAGCTTGTGTCGAGTCTATACAAGATCGGAGATCATCAGAGCATTCGATCGGCGTCCTCCCGTCGCGATTACAGCAAGCGAGAGTCGAAGAACGCCTGAAGCGTTGCCCTCCATGGAGACAAGATTCATGGCCAAGAGAGCCAGGTCTGAGGGTAGCTCCTCGCCCGAAGACGATGTCTGCAGCCGCCCGATGCATCATCGAAGAACCAATGATCCCAACGGAATTGAGGACAATGGTTGGGACttgttggattgggcttga